In one window of Pseudomonas chlororaphis subsp. chlororaphis DNA:
- a CDS encoding type II toxin-antitoxin system MqsA family antitoxin yields the protein MKQRQCVSCGAPAGMQPFENRSELIDYKHLLRQIDGLDGWECQACGEVEFDPASAERYASAGDQLLEDCRQFMASEMKRIRRKLHLSQKDAVKLLSGGGHNAFSRYERGEVAPPQPLFMLMRLLDRHPQLMADVQALSEQQAPAADNDPHQARVATS from the coding sequence ATGAAACAAAGACAATGCGTCAGCTGCGGTGCCCCGGCCGGCATGCAGCCGTTCGAGAACCGCAGCGAGCTGATCGATTACAAGCACCTGCTGCGGCAAATCGACGGCCTGGATGGCTGGGAGTGCCAGGCCTGTGGGGAAGTCGAATTCGACCCGGCCAGCGCCGAACGCTACGCCAGCGCCGGCGACCAATTGCTGGAAGATTGCCGGCAGTTCATGGCCAGCGAGATGAAACGCATCCGCCGCAAGCTGCACCTCTCGCAGAAGGATGCGGTAAAGCTGCTCTCCGGCGGCGGGCACAACGCCTTCTCCCGCTACGAACGCGGCGAGGTCGCCCCGCCCCAGCCGCTGTTCATGTTGATGCGCCTGCTCGATCGTCATCCGCAACTGATGGCCGACGTGCAGGCACTCAGCGAACAACAAGCGCCCGCGGCCGACAACGATCCGCACCAGGCACGCGTCGCGACGTCGTGA
- a CDS encoding amino acid ABC transporter ATP-binding protein, which translates to MSEAIKKPVSPEGIIQMQGVNKWYGQFHVLKDINLNVKQGERIVLCGPSGSGKSTTIRCLNRLEEHQQGRIVVDGVELTNDLKQIEAIRREVGMVFQHFNLFPHLTILQNCTLAPMWVRKMPKRKAEEIAMHYLERVRIPEQANKYPGQLSGGQQQRVAIARALCMKPKIMLFDEPTSALDPEMVKEVLDTMIGLAEDGMTMLCVTHEMGFARTVANRVIFMDKGEIVEQAAPNDFFDNPQNERTKLFLSQILH; encoded by the coding sequence ATGAGTGAAGCGATCAAAAAGCCTGTGAGCCCTGAAGGCATTATTCAGATGCAGGGCGTGAACAAGTGGTACGGCCAGTTCCACGTGCTCAAGGACATCAACCTCAACGTCAAGCAGGGCGAGCGTATCGTCCTGTGCGGGCCTTCGGGCTCGGGCAAGTCCACCACCATCCGCTGCCTGAACCGCCTGGAAGAACACCAGCAGGGCCGCATCGTGGTCGATGGCGTGGAGCTGACCAACGACCTCAAGCAGATCGAGGCGATCCGTCGTGAAGTCGGCATGGTGTTCCAGCACTTCAACCTGTTCCCGCACCTGACCATCCTGCAGAACTGCACCCTGGCGCCGATGTGGGTGCGCAAGATGCCCAAGCGCAAGGCCGAGGAAATCGCCATGCATTACCTGGAGCGCGTACGCATTCCGGAGCAGGCGAACAAGTACCCGGGCCAGCTCTCCGGCGGTCAGCAGCAGCGCGTGGCGATTGCCCGGGCGCTGTGCATGAAGCCGAAGATCATGCTGTTCGACGAGCCGACGTCGGCCCTCGACCCGGAAATGGTGAAAGAGGTTCTGGACACCATGATCGGCCTGGCCGAAGACGGCATGACCATGCTCTGCGTGACCCACGAAATGGGCTTCGCGCGCACCGTGGCCAACCGGGTGATCTTCATGGACAAGGGTGAAATCGTCGAACAGGCCGCGCCTAACGACTTCTTCGACAACCCGCAGAACGAGCGGACCAAGCTGTTCCTGAGCCAGATTCTGCACTGA
- a CDS encoding GIY-YIG nuclease family protein produces MTRPSPSPASDSEPVSVVSKPWFVYLVRAANGALYCGISDDPVKRFAKHQSGKGARFFLSSPAVALVYTEACRDKSEALRQERLIKKLRKSAKECLVASWDLAT; encoded by the coding sequence GTGACCCGCCCCAGCCCATCCCCCGCCAGCGATTCCGAGCCTGTCTCTGTGGTGAGCAAACCCTGGTTTGTCTACCTGGTGCGCGCCGCCAACGGCGCCCTGTACTGCGGCATCAGCGACGACCCGGTCAAGCGTTTCGCCAAGCACCAGAGCGGCAAGGGCGCGCGCTTCTTCCTCTCCAGCCCGGCCGTCGCGCTGGTCTACACCGAGGCCTGCCGCGACAAGAGCGAAGCCCTGCGCCAGGAGCGGCTGATCAAGAAACTCCGGAAAAGCGCCAAGGAGTGCCTGGTGGCCAGTTGGGATTTGGCTACCTGA
- a CDS encoding CynX/NimT family MFS transporter, with product MNLETESAMSSHQANNPPPIAVPRREAELEELLIDAEADDAEVQQSHPAPSRPWLLLLGLILVALNLRPALSSMAPLLSEVSHSLGLSAAQAGLLTTLPVLCLGLFAPLAPVLARRFGAERVVLGILLTLAGGIILRSSLGDVGLFAGSILGGASIGVIGVLLPGIVKRDFAKHAGTMTGVYTMALCLGAAMAAGATVPLSQHFDNSWALGLGFWVLPALVAALFWLPQVGKRQGAHHVAYRVRGLLRDPLAWQVTLYMGLQSSLAYIVFGWLPSILIGRGLSPTQAGLVLSGSVIVQLASSLAAPWLATRGKDQRLAIVVVMLLTLGGLFGCLYAPLDGLWGWAILLGVGQGGTFSLALTLIVLRSKDAHVAANLSSMAQGFGYTLASMGPFAVGLVHDWTGGWTALGWIFAVIGLGAIVAGLGAGRSLYVQVESEKI from the coding sequence ATGAACCTTGAGACTGAGAGCGCCATGTCCAGCCACCAGGCCAATAACCCGCCACCTATTGCTGTCCCTCGACGCGAGGCCGAGCTCGAAGAGTTGTTGATCGACGCCGAAGCCGACGATGCCGAGGTCCAGCAGAGCCACCCGGCGCCGAGTCGCCCGTGGCTGTTGCTGCTGGGGCTGATCCTGGTGGCGCTGAACCTGCGTCCGGCGCTGTCGAGCATGGCACCGCTGCTCAGCGAGGTGTCGCACAGCCTCGGGCTGTCGGCGGCCCAGGCCGGCCTGCTGACCACCTTGCCGGTGCTGTGCCTGGGCCTGTTCGCCCCCCTGGCCCCGGTGCTGGCGCGGCGCTTTGGTGCCGAGCGCGTGGTGCTTGGCATCCTGCTGACGCTGGCGGGCGGGATCATCCTGCGTAGTTCCCTGGGAGACGTCGGACTGTTCGCCGGCAGCATCCTAGGTGGTGCCAGCATCGGCGTGATCGGGGTGTTGCTGCCGGGCATCGTCAAGCGCGACTTCGCCAAACACGCGGGCACCATGACCGGCGTCTACACCATGGCCCTGTGCCTGGGCGCGGCGATGGCCGCGGGGGCGACCGTGCCCTTGAGCCAGCACTTCGATAACAGCTGGGCGCTGGGCCTCGGCTTCTGGGTGCTGCCGGCGCTGGTAGCGGCGCTGTTCTGGCTGCCCCAGGTCGGCAAGCGGCAGGGCGCGCACCATGTGGCCTATCGGGTGCGCGGCTTGCTGCGCGACCCGCTGGCCTGGCAAGTGACGCTGTACATGGGTCTGCAATCCTCGTTGGCCTACATCGTATTCGGCTGGCTGCCGTCGATCCTTATCGGTCGCGGCCTGAGCCCGACCCAGGCGGGGCTGGTGCTGTCCGGCTCGGTGATCGTCCAGCTCGCCAGTTCGCTGGCCGCGCCCTGGCTGGCAACGCGGGGCAAGGATCAGCGCCTGGCGATCGTAGTGGTGATGCTGCTTACCCTCGGCGGCCTGTTCGGCTGCTTGTATGCCCCGCTCGATGGCCTGTGGGGCTGGGCGATCCTGCTGGGCGTGGGGCAGGGCGGTACTTTCAGCCTGGCGCTGACCCTGATAGTCCTGCGTTCGAAGGACGCCCATGTGGCGGCCAATCTGTCGAGCATGGCCCAGGGCTTTGGCTACACCCTGGCCTCCATGGGGCCGTTCGCGGTCGGCCTGGTGCACGACTGGACCGGTGGCTGGACGGCCCTGGGCTGGATTTTCGCGGTGATCGGCCTGGGGGCCATAGTCGCCGGCCTGGGGGCCGGGCGTTCGCTCTATGTGCAGGTCGAAAGCGAAAAAATCTGA
- a CDS encoding glutaredoxin family protein — translation MLQGVLKKFLLILLVVVAYQNWGKLEHLFNPSQAASEQVRANARVVLYATDWCGYCKATRRFLDQKGIAFREFDIEKDAEARKAYTELGGAGIPILDVNGTLIRTYDPDGIMAALQR, via the coding sequence ATGCTGCAGGGCGTGCTGAAGAAATTCCTGCTGATCCTGCTGGTGGTCGTGGCGTACCAGAACTGGGGCAAGCTCGAGCACCTGTTCAACCCCTCGCAGGCCGCCTCGGAGCAGGTCCGGGCCAATGCCCGAGTGGTGCTCTACGCCACCGACTGGTGTGGCTACTGCAAGGCCACCCGGCGCTTTCTCGATCAGAAGGGCATTGCCTTTCGCGAGTTCGATATCGAGAAGGATGCCGAGGCGCGCAAGGCCTATACCGAGTTGGGCGGCGCCGGAATTCCGATCCTGGACGTCAATGGCACCTTGATCCGTACCTATGACCCCGACGGGATCATGGCGGCGTTGCAACGCTAA
- a CDS encoding glutathione S-transferase family protein, with translation MSELILHHYPTSPFAEKARLLLGFKGLSWRSVKISPVMPKPDLTALTGGYRKTPVLQVGADIYCDTALIARRLEQEKASPALFPEGREMVSATFAAWADSVVFQHTVSLVFQPESAAVRFGHLPPEAVKAFMTDRAGLFSGGSSTRVPLELAKHQWPTLMARLELQLQREEGDFLFGEPSIADFAMAHPLWFLKGTPVTAPLVDAYPAVSAWLARVLGFGHGASSAMTSEEALEVARRATPAALPDEAFIDPNGFQAGQQVRIAATDYGVDPVEGELLFAGREELILRREDPRGGLVHVHFPRFGFRIEAL, from the coding sequence ATGTCAGAGTTGATTCTGCATCATTACCCGACCTCGCCTTTCGCGGAAAAAGCCCGCCTGTTGCTAGGCTTCAAGGGCTTGTCCTGGCGCTCGGTGAAGATCTCGCCGGTGATGCCCAAACCCGATCTCACCGCGCTCACGGGTGGTTATCGCAAGACCCCGGTGTTGCAGGTCGGTGCCGATATCTATTGCGACACGGCGCTGATCGCCCGGCGGCTGGAGCAGGAAAAGGCCTCGCCGGCACTGTTTCCCGAAGGTCGGGAAATGGTCAGCGCGACCTTCGCGGCCTGGGCCGATTCGGTGGTGTTCCAGCATACGGTGAGCCTGGTGTTCCAGCCTGAGTCGGCGGCCGTGCGTTTCGGCCATCTGCCGCCGGAAGCGGTCAAGGCCTTCATGACCGACCGCGCCGGGCTGTTCAGCGGCGGCAGTTCTACCCGTGTGCCGCTGGAGTTGGCCAAGCATCAATGGCCGACGCTCATGGCGCGCCTGGAGCTGCAGTTGCAGCGTGAGGAGGGCGACTTCCTGTTCGGTGAGCCGTCGATTGCCGACTTTGCCATGGCCCACCCCCTGTGGTTCCTCAAGGGCACGCCGGTGACTGCGCCGCTGGTGGACGCCTATCCGGCGGTGTCGGCGTGGCTGGCCCGGGTACTGGGGTTCGGTCATGGTGCTTCGAGTGCCATGACTTCCGAAGAGGCACTTGAAGTGGCGCGCAGGGCTACACCGGCAGCCTTGCCGGATGAAGCCTTCATCGATCCGAACGGTTTCCAGGCTGGCCAGCAGGTGCGGATCGCGGCGACCGACTATGGCGTCGATCCGGTGGAAGGGGAGTTGCTATTTGCCGGGCGCGAGGAGCTGATCCTGCGCCGCGAAGACCCACGCGGCGGATTGGTGCATGTGCACTTCCCGCGTTTCGGGTTCCGTATCGAGGCGCTATAA
- a CDS encoding amino acid ABC transporter permease, which yields MQNSIGAPKQRLSLSDPRVRAWLFQIITVVAVISLGWYLFDNTQTNLQHRGITSGFDFLERSAGFGIAQHLISYTEADSYARVFVIGLLNTLLVTFIGVILATILGFIIGVARLSQNWIISKLATVYVEVFRNIPPLLQILFWYFAVFLTMPGPRNSHNFGDTFFVSSRGLNMPAALVADGFWPFVISLVVAIVAIVLMCRWANKRFEDTGVPFHKFWTGLALFLVIPALCMLVFGAPLHWEMPELKGFNFVGGWVLIPELLALTLALTVYTAAFIAEIVRSGIKSVSHGQTEAARSLGLRNGPTLRKVIIPQALRVIIPPLTSQYLNLAKNSSLAAGIGYPEMVSLFAGTVLNQTGQAIEVIAITMSVYLAISISISLLMNWYNKRIALIER from the coding sequence ATGCAAAACTCAATCGGCGCACCTAAGCAGAGGCTCAGTCTCAGCGATCCACGAGTGCGTGCGTGGCTATTCCAGATCATCACCGTCGTGGCCGTGATCTCGCTTGGCTGGTACTTGTTCGATAACACGCAAACCAACCTTCAGCACCGGGGGATTACCTCCGGCTTCGACTTTCTCGAGCGCAGCGCCGGCTTCGGCATCGCTCAGCACCTGATCTCCTACACCGAAGCGGACAGCTATGCCCGGGTGTTCGTGATCGGCCTGCTCAACACCCTGCTGGTGACGTTCATCGGCGTGATCCTGGCGACCATCCTCGGTTTCATCATCGGTGTGGCGCGCCTGTCGCAGAACTGGATCATCAGCAAACTGGCGACCGTGTATGTGGAAGTGTTCCGCAACATTCCGCCGCTGCTGCAAATCCTGTTCTGGTATTTCGCGGTGTTCCTGACCATGCCGGGGCCGCGCAACAGCCACAACTTCGGCGACACCTTCTTCGTCAGCAGCCGGGGCCTGAACATGCCGGCGGCCCTGGTGGCCGACGGCTTCTGGCCGTTCGTGATCAGCCTGGTGGTGGCGATTGTCGCCATCGTGCTGATGTGCCGCTGGGCCAACAAGCGCTTCGAAGACACCGGCGTACCGTTCCACAAGTTCTGGACCGGCCTGGCGCTGTTCCTGGTGATCCCGGCACTGTGCATGCTGGTGTTCGGCGCCCCGCTGCACTGGGAAATGCCCGAGCTCAAGGGCTTCAACTTCGTCGGTGGCTGGGTGCTGATCCCGGAACTGCTGGCCCTGACCCTAGCCCTGACCGTCTACACCGCGGCGTTCATCGCCGAGATCGTGCGTTCGGGGATCAAGTCGGTGAGCCACGGCCAGACCGAGGCGGCCCGTTCCCTCGGCCTGCGCAACGGCCCGACCCTGCGCAAGGTGATCATCCCGCAAGCCCTGCGGGTGATCATTCCGCCACTGACCAGCCAATACCTGAACCTGGCGAAGAACTCATCCCTGGCGGCGGGTATCGGTTATCCGGAAATGGTTTCGCTGTTCGCCGGTACCGTGCTCAACCAGACCGGCCAGGCCATCGAAGTCATTGCCATCACCATGAGCGTGTACCTGGCGATCAGCATCAGCATTTCCTTGCTGATGAACTGGTACAACAAGCGCATTGCGCTGATCGAGCGGTGA
- the rlmF gene encoding 23S rRNA (adenine(1618)-N(6))-methyltransferase RlmF has translation MTAPRPPKASRTKPQPAAPAKAVAPREKASLHPRNRHQGRYDFPQLIKSTPELGAFVIINPYGKESIDFANPAAVRVFNRALLKAFYGIAHWDIPTDFLCPPVPGRADYVHFLADLLAERNEGVIPRGAAVRVLDIGVGANCIYPLIGHCDYRWQFLGSDIDTTALAAAKAIVQANALNKAIGLRQQSNRKQILLGLLESDERFDLTLCNPPFHASLEEATRGSQRKWRALGKADPKRKLPVLNFGGQAAELWCEGGEARFVTQLIGESAQVAQQVLWFSTLVSKASNLPAIQVALKKAGALESQVVEMSQGQKQSRFVAWTFKDKAQQQAWRQERWVQKG, from the coding sequence ATGACTGCCCCCCGCCCTCCCAAAGCTTCGCGCACCAAGCCTCAACCTGCAGCTCCGGCCAAGGCCGTCGCGCCACGGGAAAAGGCCAGCCTGCACCCGCGCAATCGCCATCAAGGCCGCTATGACTTTCCCCAGTTGATCAAGAGCACCCCGGAGCTGGGGGCTTTCGTGATCATCAATCCTTATGGCAAGGAGAGCATCGACTTCGCCAACCCGGCGGCGGTGCGGGTGTTCAACCGGGCATTGCTCAAGGCGTTCTACGGCATCGCCCATTGGGATATTCCGACCGACTTCCTCTGCCCTCCGGTCCCCGGTCGTGCCGACTATGTGCATTTCCTGGCCGACCTGCTGGCCGAGCGTAACGAAGGCGTAATTCCCCGCGGCGCGGCGGTGCGGGTGCTGGACATCGGGGTCGGCGCCAACTGCATCTACCCGCTGATCGGCCACTGCGATTACCGCTGGCAGTTCCTCGGTTCCGACATCGACACCACCGCTCTCGCCGCCGCCAAGGCGATCGTCCAGGCCAACGCCCTGAACAAGGCCATCGGCCTGCGCCAGCAGAGCAACCGCAAGCAGATCCTGCTGGGGCTGCTGGAAAGCGACGAACGCTTCGACCTGACCCTGTGCAACCCGCCCTTCCATGCCTCCCTGGAGGAAGCCACGCGCGGCAGCCAGCGCAAATGGCGAGCGCTGGGCAAGGCCGATCCCAAGCGCAAGCTGCCGGTACTGAACTTTGGCGGCCAGGCGGCGGAATTGTGGTGCGAAGGTGGCGAAGCGCGCTTCGTGACCCAGTTGATCGGCGAAAGCGCCCAGGTGGCGCAACAGGTGCTGTGGTTCAGCACCCTGGTGTCGAAAGCCTCGAACCTGCCGGCGATTCAGGTCGCGCTGAAAAAAGCTGGAGCCCTGGAGAGCCAGGTGGTGGAAATGTCACAGGGGCAAAAACAGAGCCGCTTCGTCGCCTGGACCTTCAAGGACAAGGCACAGCAACAGGCCTGGCGCCAGGAGCGTTGGGTTCAAAAGGGATAG
- a CDS encoding nuclear transport factor 2 family protein, whose product MSDAHRALITEFYSAFQRLDAEAMAACYTEDVLFSDPAFGELRGRDAADMWRMLTTRAKDFSLVFDKVRADQRSGEAHWVATYLFSQTGNTVVNDIQARFVFRDGKICEHHDHFNMWRWARQALGTKGLILGWTPLLKNAVRAQARKGLKAFQAGR is encoded by the coding sequence ATGAGTGACGCCCACCGCGCCTTGATCACTGAGTTCTATAGCGCCTTCCAGCGCCTGGATGCCGAGGCCATGGCCGCCTGCTACACCGAGGATGTGCTGTTCAGTGATCCGGCGTTCGGCGAACTGCGCGGCCGCGATGCCGCTGACATGTGGCGCATGCTCACCACCCGGGCCAAGGATTTCTCCCTGGTCTTCGACAAGGTCCGCGCTGACCAGCGCAGCGGCGAAGCCCACTGGGTGGCGACTTACCTATTCAGCCAGACTGGCAATACCGTGGTCAACGATATCCAGGCGCGTTTTGTGTTTCGTGACGGCAAGATCTGCGAGCACCACGATCATTTCAATATGTGGCGCTGGGCCCGCCAGGCCCTGGGGACCAAGGGCCTGATCCTCGGCTGGACCCCGCTGCTGAAAAACGCCGTGCGCGCCCAGGCTCGCAAAGGCCTGAAAGCCTTCCAGGCCGGCCGCTGA
- a CDS encoding FadR/GntR family transcriptional regulator gives MTENSPLIKRSLVDQALEQLRQRINDGVWSIGQRLPTEPELAAELGISRNTVREAMRVLAFSGLVEIRQGDGSYLRAVVDPLDTLKALSQCSLEQARETRQIIETEAIGLAALRRTDQDLLALREALALSGDHYHGDLESYIACDLVFHGRLVDAAHNPTLSELYRYFSSVVGAQLRQTLNIHPRRQAVFDLHIDLLDAVEQRDPERAKAISRQLINEP, from the coding sequence ATGACAGAAAATTCTCCTTTGATTAAACGTTCCCTGGTCGATCAGGCCCTGGAACAGCTGCGCCAGCGCATCAATGACGGTGTATGGAGCATCGGCCAGCGCCTGCCGACCGAGCCGGAGCTGGCGGCAGAGCTGGGCATCAGCCGCAATACCGTGCGCGAAGCCATGCGAGTCCTGGCGTTTTCCGGCCTGGTGGAGATTCGCCAGGGCGACGGTAGTTACCTGCGTGCGGTGGTCGATCCGCTGGACACCCTCAAGGCCCTGTCCCAGTGCTCCCTGGAGCAGGCGCGCGAAACCCGGCAGATCATCGAGACGGAGGCCATCGGCTTGGCGGCCCTGCGGCGTACCGACCAGGACCTGCTGGCGTTGCGCGAAGCCCTGGCTCTCAGCGGCGATCACTATCACGGCGATCTGGAGAGCTATATCGCCTGCGACCTGGTGTTTCACGGGCGCCTGGTGGACGCCGCGCATAACCCCACCCTCAGCGAGCTGTACCGCTATTTCTCCAGCGTGGTCGGCGCGCAACTGCGCCAGACCCTGAACATCCATCCCCGGCGCCAGGCGGTGTTCGATCTGCACATCGACCTGCTGGACGCCGTCGAGCAGCGCGACCCGGAGCGGGCCAAGGCCATTTCCCGGCAGCTGATCAATGAACCTTGA
- a CDS encoding HU family DNA-binding protein, whose product MAITKDQLIADIAEAIDAPKTTARNALDQLAQIVADQLENGGEITLPGIGKLKVTERPARTGRNPSTGAAIEIAAKKVIKLVVAKGLTDSINK is encoded by the coding sequence ATGGCTATTACTAAAGACCAACTGATCGCTGATATCGCTGAAGCTATCGACGCGCCGAAAACCACCGCGCGTAACGCTCTGGACCAACTGGCCCAGATCGTTGCTGATCAATTGGAAAATGGCGGCGAAATCACTCTGCCAGGTATCGGCAAACTGAAAGTGACCGAGCGTCCTGCCCGTACTGGCCGTAACCCATCGACTGGCGCTGCCATCGAAATCGCTGCCAAGAAAGTTATCAAGCTGGTTGTGGCTAAAGGCCTGACCGACTCGATCAACAAGTAA
- the yejK gene encoding nucleoid-associated protein YejK: MPIRHCIVHLIDKKPDGTPAVLHARDSELAESAAIENMLADLNESYNAKQGKAWGLFHPESGAFPFSGWLKEYLDGGQDFTAFSRVAVEHLQKLMEESNLSVGGHVLFAHYQQGMTDYLAIALLHHSEGVAVTDELDVTPSRHLDLGQLHLAARINVSEWQNNKQSKQYISFIKGKNGKKVSEYFRDFIGCQEGVDGPGETRTLLKAFSDFVESEDLPEESAREKTKALVDYASSQAKLGEPVGLEELSELIDEDRPKAFYDHIRNKDYGLSPEIPADKRTLNQFRRFTGRAEGLSISFEAHLLGSKIEYDEEAGTLIIKGLPTQLTDQLKRRN; encoded by the coding sequence ATGCCGATCCGCCATTGCATCGTCCACCTGATCGACAAAAAACCCGACGGCACACCCGCAGTTCTGCACGCCCGCGATTCCGAACTGGCTGAATCCGCGGCCATCGAGAACATGCTCGCCGATCTCAACGAAAGCTATAACGCCAAACAGGGCAAAGCCTGGGGTCTGTTCCACCCGGAGTCCGGCGCGTTTCCCTTCAGCGGCTGGCTGAAGGAATACCTTGATGGCGGCCAGGACTTCACCGCCTTCAGCCGAGTCGCGGTCGAGCACCTGCAAAAGCTGATGGAAGAATCCAACCTGTCGGTCGGCGGCCACGTGCTGTTCGCCCATTACCAGCAAGGCATGACCGACTACCTGGCCATCGCCTTGCTGCACCACAGCGAAGGCGTGGCGGTGACCGACGAGCTGGACGTGACCCCGTCGCGCCACCTGGACCTGGGCCAACTGCACCTGGCTGCGCGGATCAACGTCTCCGAATGGCAGAACAACAAACAGTCGAAACAGTACATCTCGTTCATCAAGGGCAAGAACGGCAAGAAAGTCTCGGAGTACTTCCGCGACTTCATCGGCTGCCAGGAAGGCGTCGACGGCCCGGGCGAGACCCGTACCCTGCTCAAGGCGTTCAGCGACTTCGTCGAAAGCGAAGACCTGCCGGAAGAATCCGCCCGGGAAAAGACCAAGGCCCTGGTGGACTACGCCAGCAGCCAGGCCAAGCTCGGCGAACCCGTGGGCCTGGAAGAACTCTCGGAGCTGATCGACGAGGACCGCCCCAAGGCGTTCTACGATCACATCCGCAACAAGGACTACGGCCTGTCGCCGGAAATCCCGGCGGATAAACGCACCCTCAACCAGTTCCGCCGCTTCACCGGCCGCGCCGAAGGCCTGTCCATCAGCTTCGAGGCGCACCTGCTGGGCTCGAAGATCGAGTATGACGAAGAAGCCGGGACCCTGATCATCAAGGGTCTGCCGACCCAACTGACCGATCAGCTCAAGCGCCGCAACTGA
- a CDS encoding type II toxin-antitoxin system MqsR family toxin gives MEKHTPHYDLSVIKADVARLGAAAFTRTALVSGRHLGLTCRDMQQVIAGLLGKMLYKSTTSYLDHRIWQDVYYTHIDSVELYINVTYRPGGGPPVISFKEKHP, from the coding sequence ATGGAAAAGCACACACCTCATTACGACCTGTCGGTGATCAAGGCGGATGTCGCCCGGCTGGGGGCAGCCGCCTTTACCCGAACCGCCCTGGTCAGCGGCCGGCACCTCGGCCTGACCTGCCGGGACATGCAGCAGGTGATTGCCGGGCTGCTGGGGAAAATGCTCTACAAATCGACGACCAGCTATCTCGATCATCGAATCTGGCAGGACGTGTATTACACGCACATCGATTCCGTGGAGCTGTACATCAACGTCACTTACCGCCCCGGCGGCGGTCCCCCAGTGATCTCCTTCAAGGAGAAACACCCATGA
- a CDS encoding amino acid ABC transporter permease, producing the protein MSTHTFKPDMPPPSSSIGIVAWMRAHMFSSWINTLLTLFAFYLIYLVVPPILSWAIFDANWVGTTRADCTKEGACWVFIQQRFGQFMYGYYPADLRWRVDLTVWLAVIGVAPLFIARVPHKAIYGLSFLVLYPIIAYFLLHGGLFGMVNVATSQWGGLMLTLVIATVGIAGALPLGIVLALGRRSNMPAIRVVCVTFIEFWRGVPLITVLFMSSVMLPLFLPEGMNFDKLLRALIGVILFQSAYIAEVVRGGLQAIPKGQYEAAAAMGLGYWRSMGLVILPQALKLVIPGIVNTFIALFKDTSLVIIIGLFDLLNSVKQAAADPKWLGMATEGYVFAALVFWIFCFGMSRYSMHLERKLDTGHKR; encoded by the coding sequence ATGAGCACTCATACTTTCAAACCCGACATGCCACCGCCGAGCAGCAGCATCGGGATCGTGGCGTGGATGCGGGCACACATGTTCTCCAGCTGGATCAACACCCTGCTGACCCTGTTTGCCTTCTACCTGATCTACCTGGTGGTGCCGCCGATCCTCAGCTGGGCGATTTTCGACGCCAACTGGGTGGGCACTACCCGTGCCGACTGCACCAAGGAGGGCGCCTGCTGGGTGTTCATCCAGCAGCGCTTCGGCCAGTTCATGTACGGCTACTACCCGGCGGACCTGCGCTGGCGCGTGGACCTGACCGTGTGGCTGGCGGTGATTGGCGTGGCGCCCTTGTTCATCGCCCGGGTTCCGCACAAGGCCATTTATGGCCTGAGCTTCCTGGTGCTGTACCCGATCATTGCCTACTTCCTGCTGCATGGCGGTCTGTTTGGCATGGTCAACGTCGCCACCAGCCAGTGGGGCGGCCTGATGCTGACCCTGGTGATCGCCACCGTCGGCATCGCCGGCGCCTTGCCGCTGGGCATCGTGCTGGCCTTGGGGCGACGCTCGAACATGCCGGCGATTCGTGTGGTCTGCGTGACCTTCATCGAGTTCTGGCGTGGCGTGCCGTTGATCACCGTGCTGTTCATGTCCTCGGTAATGCTGCCGCTGTTCCTGCCCGAAGGCATGAACTTCGACAAGCTGCTGCGGGCGCTGATCGGGGTGATCCTGTTCCAGTCGGCCTATATCGCCGAAGTGGTGCGCGGCGGGTTGCAGGCGATTCCCAAGGGACAGTACGAAGCGGCCGCGGCCATGGGCCTGGGCTACTGGCGCAGCATGGGCCTGGTAATCCTGCCGCAAGCCCTGAAGCTGGTGATCCCCGGCATCGTCAACACCTTCATCGCCCTGTTCAAGGACACTAGCCTGGTGATCATCATCGGCCTGTTCGACCTGCTCAACAGCGTGAAACAAGCCGCCGCCGACCCGAAATGGCTGGGCATGGCCACCGAAGGCTATGTCTTCGCGGCCCTGGTGTTCTGGATTTTCTGTTTTGGTATGTCCCGCTACTCCATGCATCTGGAGCGTAAGTTGGACACAGGCCACAAGCGTTAG